In Monodelphis domestica isolate mMonDom1 chromosome 3, mMonDom1.pri, whole genome shotgun sequence, the following proteins share a genomic window:
- the LOC100030453 gene encoding serine/arginine-rich splicing factor 12-like: protein MGTQSGREREGRRGNMPRYTRPPNTSLFIRNVRDTTRPEDLQCEFGRYGPIVDVHIPLDFYTRCPRGFAYLQFEAVCDAEDALYNLNKTWVCGHQIEIQFAQGDRKIPGQMKSKERHPCSPSEHRRSRRHSRRTRSRSSSWGRSRRQSDSLKESPRRGLSYS from the coding sequence atgggcACTCAGTCAGGCCGGGAAAGAGAAGGACGAAGGGGCAACATGCCTCGATACACCAGGCCCCCCAACACCTCCCTTTTCATCAGGAACGTCAGGGATACCACCAGACCTGAGGACTTGCAATGTGAATTTGGTCGATATGGCCCTATAGTAGACGTACACATTCCACTTGACTTCTACACTCGCTGCCCAAGAGGATTTGCTTACTTACAATTTGAAGCTGTCTGTGATGCAGAAGATGCTCTTTATAACCTCAATAAAACGTGGGTATGTGGTCATCAAATTGAAATACAGTTTGCACAAGGTGATCGCAAAATACCAGgccaaatgaaatcaaaagaacgCCACCCTTGTTCTCCAAGTGAACATAGAAGATCAAGAAGGCACAGTAGAAGGACTCGAAGTAGAAGTTCTTCATGGGGAAGAAGCCGGAGACAATCTGATAGCCTTAAAGAGTCTCCTCGTAGGGGACTTTCTTATAGCTGA